One Erythrobacter sp. SDW2 genomic region harbors:
- the groES gene encoding co-chaperone GroES, whose amino-acid sequence MAFRPLHDRVLVRRIEAEEKTAGGIIIPDSAKEKPSEGEIVAIGDGARDDDGERIPLDVKTGDRVLFGKWSGTEVTVDGQELLIMKESDIMGVIS is encoded by the coding sequence ATGGCATTTCGTCCGCTGCACGACCGCGTCCTGGTCCGTCGCATCGAAGCCGAAGAAAAGACCGCCGGCGGGATCATCATTCCCGACAGCGCCAAGGAAAAGCCGAGCGAAGGCGAGATCGTTGCCATCGGCGACGGCGCCCGCGACGACGATGGCGAGCGTATCCCGCTCGACGTCAAGACCGGCGACCGCGTGCTGTTCGGCAAGTGGTCCGGCACCGAAGTGACGGTCGACGGCCAGGAGCTGCTGATCATGAAGGAAAGCGACATCATGGGCGTGATCAGCTGA